In one Candidatus Nitronereus thalassa genomic region, the following are encoded:
- the bioD gene encoding dethiobiotin synthase — MSNLSHHNPPRRRSIFITGNDTGVGKTAVTAALGMALQHQGFRVEVMKPIETGVETSLKDPRDDASRLQSLFNSPSPPDKPSLYQYREPIAPLAASRKHHQPIDLSHIVTTHEELLRTSDFVLVEGAGGVMVPLTTQETVRDLIRHLQIPCIVVSRPTLGSVNHTLLSLHALRDLDIEVLGVVLNQSSAPQNNNDERLQRDSTIQLIRELSGTPVVGPIAFEPLFKSEWKQGVSKLASDPAITQLRSILQEKT; from the coding sequence ATGAGTAACCTTTCCCACCATAACCCACCTCGCAGAAGGAGTATTTTCATTACCGGAAACGACACTGGAGTTGGTAAGACCGCCGTCACCGCAGCACTGGGCATGGCCCTCCAACATCAGGGGTTCCGCGTGGAAGTCATGAAACCTATAGAAACAGGAGTCGAAACTTCCCTCAAAGACCCGAGGGATGACGCCTCACGGTTACAGAGCTTATTCAATAGCCCCTCCCCACCCGACAAGCCCTCTCTTTATCAATATCGCGAACCGATTGCCCCATTGGCCGCCAGTCGGAAACATCACCAACCCATCGACCTCTCACATATCGTCACGACCCATGAAGAACTCTTACGAACTAGCGATTTCGTCTTGGTGGAAGGCGCTGGTGGAGTCATGGTCCCGCTCACGACACAAGAAACCGTGAGAGACTTAATTCGACATCTTCAAATCCCCTGCATCGTCGTTAGCCGTCCCACGCTAGGCTCCGTGAACCACACATTGCTATCGCTTCATGCTTTACGGGATCTGGACATTGAGGTCCTTGGGGTCGTCCTTAATCAATCATCAGCCCCTCAAAATAACAACGATGAACGACTTCAAAGGGATTCGACGATTCAATTAATACGAGAATTGAGTGGCACTCCCGTAGTGGGACCCATCGCATTTGAACCCTTATTCAAAAGTGAGTGGAAGCAAGGGGTGAGCAAGCTGGCGAGCGATCCAGCTATTACCCAACTCAGGAGTATTTTGCAGGAAAAAACTTGA
- a CDS encoding dienelactone hydrolase family protein — translation MLKRETPFTPNQIGFSSVRFSSKGVFDTHKDKMVDPYAQTRIPKEAQVEGVHFFPQEKGKFPSIVLLHERWGLNGQIKAVATRLACEGYVVLIPNLYGRQGGMITANAEVADALVDRMDQETVLEDINASCEWLNTNIAEDELLDQTRRNFHAVIGFGIGGTLAIRFACRRRRLRAAVAFYGNPTSSLEHIQGMLCPLLIHAAEKDDLVTKDELDAFKTAADDADKNLQIITYPGTTHSFFNESKPDVYHAESAEKAWEETLAFINKVLKV, via the coding sequence ATGTTAAAACGTGAGACTCCTTTTACTCCAAACCAAATCGGTTTCAGTTCGGTTCGCTTTTCGAGTAAGGGGGTTTTTGACACTCATAAGGACAAAATGGTGGATCCCTATGCCCAAACTCGGATCCCCAAAGAAGCTCAAGTCGAAGGGGTGCATTTTTTCCCCCAAGAAAAGGGCAAATTCCCCTCAATTGTCTTACTCCACGAGCGTTGGGGGCTCAATGGACAGATAAAGGCGGTGGCCACTCGATTGGCCTGTGAGGGCTATGTGGTATTAATCCCCAATCTTTACGGACGCCAGGGAGGGATGATTACCGCTAATGCCGAAGTCGCCGATGCCCTGGTTGACCGAATGGACCAAGAAACGGTCCTCGAAGACATTAATGCCTCTTGTGAATGGCTCAACACAAACATTGCCGAAGACGAACTGCTCGATCAGACAAGACGCAATTTTCATGCCGTCATTGGATTTGGAATTGGCGGGACCCTCGCCATTCGATTTGCGTGTCGCAGGCGACGGTTACGAGCTGCCGTAGCGTTCTATGGAAACCCAACAAGCTCCCTAGAGCATATCCAAGGGATGCTCTGTCCACTGCTGATTCATGCGGCAGAAAAAGACGACCTGGTCACTAAGGACGAACTCGATGCCTTCAAAACGGCTGCGGACGATGCGGACAAAAACCTCCAAATCATTACCTACCCTGGGACAACTCATAGCTTTTTTAATGAATCCAAACCCGATGTCTACCATGCCGAATCCGCTGAAAAGGCGTGGGAAGAAACCTTGGCGTTCATCAACAAGGTCCTCAAGGTTTAA
- a CDS encoding SDR family NAD(P)-dependent oxidoreductase: MNAHNSNSTIDPKTVLVMGGSGVIGGAICMRFAEMNWKVGIHYHQHDDSAKKIYAHFYDQEETHSLYHADVQDPQQVANAINRFMEHWGKIDVLIWSVGETKNLATIRTSPEQWNTLIQINLTGLFFCLRQVGSIFHNQGYGSVLVVSSLASTQGDIGQTAYAATKAGILGLIRSAAHEWGKSNICVNAVFPGWHPSILSGDAFPSPETLNDHLLGRTPNLRETADHIFHLATSKDISGQCFNLDSRIW; this comes from the coding sequence ATGAATGCCCACAATTCAAACTCGACAATCGATCCCAAGACCGTACTCGTCATGGGTGGCTCTGGGGTCATTGGAGGCGCCATATGTATGAGATTTGCCGAAATGAATTGGAAAGTCGGCATCCATTACCATCAACACGATGATTCAGCCAAAAAGATCTACGCACATTTTTATGACCAAGAAGAAACCCACTCCCTATACCATGCGGATGTTCAAGACCCGCAACAAGTCGCCAATGCGATTAATCGATTCATGGAGCATTGGGGCAAAATCGACGTATTGATTTGGTCCGTGGGGGAAACCAAGAATTTGGCCACCATTCGCACATCCCCCGAACAATGGAATACGCTCATTCAAATCAACCTCACGGGATTATTTTTTTGTTTGCGACAGGTAGGATCAATTTTTCATAACCAAGGATACGGATCAGTCCTTGTCGTGAGTTCCCTTGCCAGTACTCAAGGAGACATCGGACAAACAGCTTACGCAGCAACAAAAGCGGGAATATTAGGATTGATACGATCGGCAGCCCATGAATGGGGAAAAAGTAATATTTGCGTCAATGCCGTGTTCCCAGGATGGCACCCTTCAATACTATCTGGTGATGCCTTCCCTTCACCAGAAACATTAAATGATCATTTGCTTGGCCGAACCCCAAACCTTCGAGAAACTGCGGACCATATTTTTCACTTGGCCACGTCCAAAGATATTTCAGGCCAATGTTTCAATCTCGACAGTCGAATCTGGTGA
- a CDS encoding proline dehydrogenase family protein yields the protein MTSENFLESSIQQIGRTLAKHSKASTTTILSQRWWNDLLMDWGMRDEDFKVQLFRFVDVLPTLKTDEQFTRVLAEYFGSTPILPKPLKWSLNKLPSFWVGSHIGALVLRRQFLRMAHTFMAGDSMANAMPVLEKLWRSGRCASVDLLGEATVSESESDAYRDHCLDALRVFHDHAQRWPTNTLLEQDHHGLLPRTNLSIKISALYSQLDPADPEGSFEGVASRLRPILNLATQLPASITFDLEQYELKDVTYEIFMRILSEPDYRNFPYAGIALQTYLRDADITLDRLVDWVRQRGTPITIRLVKGAYWDAENIQNEQRGWPIPVLRHKVETDANFEYISGKLFAHPTLFRPAFGTHNLRSLAHAEAIAQANNFGPQDYEYQSLFGMAESLQHAVVQYGRRVRVYTPVGELIPGMAYLVRRLLENTSNESFISKQRDHETPLEVLLAPPQPFSVSGSPPLPHSQNVQSPFENEPHTDFSREPARQAMRHALEKVKKELGQTIIFPVPSSLGSLKDEIVSTNPSRPKDIIARIPIYAPTQVEAAIQAAQKAWKHWRTTTPDTRADYLCRVAELIRQRRHELVAWEIFETGKPWREADGDIAEAIDFLEFYARDMRRLGRPQRLGQAPGELNHLEWRPRGLAVVISPWNFSLAIPTGLVSSALVTGNAVLFKPSERSPMMGYHLFQLFQEAGLPSGVLHFMPGGPEVGKALVSHPQIHVIAFTGSKEAGLHIIQQASKVAPGQHHVPHAIAEMGGKNAIIIDETADLDEAVQGVLYSFTGYQGQKCSACSRVIALEPVYADFIDRLTQAARSLNVGAPEDPKNHMGPMIDERALLKVRQYVDIAHQEGKVLLDRVMDQEGWFQGPVIVGNIQPHHRLAQEEIFGPVVSVLKAESFEAALTMAMQSDFALTGGIYSRSPMNIQKARESFDVGNFYINRPITGSLVGRQPFGGHRLSGVGTKAGGEGYLQQFMVQRVTSENTMRRGFAPTQ from the coding sequence ATGACCTCTGAAAATTTCCTCGAATCATCCATTCAACAAATCGGCCGAACCCTCGCCAAACATTCAAAGGCCAGTACCACAACAATACTTAGCCAACGCTGGTGGAACGACTTGCTTATGGACTGGGGGATGCGGGATGAGGACTTCAAGGTGCAATTGTTTCGATTTGTGGATGTTCTGCCTACACTAAAAACCGATGAACAATTTACTCGGGTACTCGCGGAATATTTTGGTAGTACGCCAATCCTTCCCAAACCATTGAAATGGTCCCTCAATAAACTTCCCAGTTTTTGGGTTGGGTCGCATATTGGGGCCCTGGTACTGCGTAGGCAATTCCTGCGTATGGCCCATACATTTATGGCCGGTGACTCCATGGCCAATGCAATGCCGGTTCTTGAGAAACTTTGGCGATCTGGGCGATGTGCCTCGGTTGACCTTCTTGGTGAGGCCACGGTAAGTGAGTCTGAATCAGATGCCTATCGAGATCATTGCCTCGATGCCCTTCGAGTGTTTCATGATCATGCTCAACGATGGCCCACTAATACACTATTGGAACAGGACCATCACGGCTTGCTTCCTCGGACCAATCTTTCAATTAAAATTTCTGCTCTCTATTCACAGCTTGACCCGGCTGACCCTGAAGGCAGTTTTGAAGGGGTGGCTTCCCGATTACGCCCCATCCTTAATCTTGCCACTCAACTTCCGGCTTCGATCACCTTCGATCTCGAGCAATACGAACTTAAAGATGTCACCTACGAAATCTTTATGCGTATTCTTTCTGAACCTGACTATCGCAATTTTCCTTATGCCGGAATTGCTCTCCAAACCTATCTTCGTGATGCCGACATCACGCTTGATCGATTAGTTGATTGGGTCCGTCAACGGGGCACCCCCATTACGATTCGATTGGTCAAGGGTGCCTATTGGGACGCAGAAAATATTCAAAACGAACAGCGTGGTTGGCCAATTCCCGTCTTACGGCACAAAGTAGAAACTGATGCCAATTTCGAATACATCAGCGGTAAACTATTTGCCCACCCCACCCTATTCCGCCCAGCCTTTGGTACTCATAATTTACGAAGCCTGGCCCATGCAGAAGCCATCGCCCAAGCAAATAACTTCGGCCCACAGGATTACGAATATCAATCGCTGTTCGGTATGGCCGAGAGCTTGCAACATGCTGTTGTGCAATATGGGCGCCGGGTTCGCGTGTACACTCCCGTGGGAGAACTCATACCAGGGATGGCGTACCTTGTTCGACGTCTGTTGGAAAATACATCGAATGAATCCTTCATTTCGAAGCAGCGAGATCACGAAACTCCCCTAGAGGTTTTATTGGCACCCCCACAACCCTTTTCTGTTTCGGGATCGCCCCCTCTGCCTCATTCTCAAAACGTCCAATCACCATTTGAAAATGAGCCACATACTGATTTTTCACGAGAACCAGCACGACAGGCCATGCGTCACGCTCTTGAGAAGGTCAAAAAGGAACTTGGGCAGACTATAATTTTTCCTGTCCCTTCCTCTCTTGGATCATTGAAAGACGAAATTGTCTCTACGAATCCAAGTAGACCAAAGGACATTATCGCGCGCATACCCATCTATGCTCCAACGCAAGTCGAGGCCGCCATTCAAGCCGCACAAAAAGCCTGGAAACATTGGCGGACTACGACGCCGGATACCCGTGCGGATTATTTGTGTCGAGTCGCCGAATTGATCCGTCAACGGCGCCATGAGTTGGTAGCTTGGGAAATCTTTGAAACTGGCAAACCCTGGCGAGAAGCCGATGGCGACATTGCCGAAGCCATCGACTTTCTCGAATTTTATGCTCGCGATATGCGTCGCTTGGGTCGCCCCCAACGACTTGGGCAAGCTCCTGGGGAGCTCAACCATCTCGAATGGCGTCCTCGTGGGCTTGCCGTGGTCATTTCTCCTTGGAATTTTTCATTAGCCATTCCCACCGGTCTTGTGTCCTCTGCCTTAGTCACAGGCAATGCAGTACTATTCAAACCTTCCGAACGTTCCCCGATGATGGGCTACCACCTGTTTCAACTATTCCAAGAAGCCGGCTTGCCTTCCGGCGTCCTTCACTTCATGCCTGGTGGACCTGAGGTTGGGAAAGCCCTGGTTTCGCATCCCCAAATTCACGTCATCGCCTTTACTGGATCCAAGGAAGCAGGACTGCACATCATCCAACAAGCCTCCAAAGTGGCACCAGGACAACATCATGTGCCTCATGCCATTGCAGAAATGGGTGGAAAAAACGCCATCATCATCGATGAGACCGCGGACTTGGACGAGGCTGTACAGGGAGTGCTCTATTCCTTTACAGGATATCAAGGCCAAAAATGCTCGGCATGTTCACGAGTCATTGCACTGGAGCCGGTATATGCAGACTTTATTGATCGGTTGACTCAAGCAGCTCGCAGCTTGAATGTGGGAGCTCCGGAAGATCCCAAAAATCATATGGGTCCCATGATCGACGAACGCGCATTGCTGAAGGTTCGGCAATATGTGGATATTGCTCATCAAGAGGGGAAAGTGCTGCTCGACCGGGTGATGGACCAAGAGGGGTGGTTTCAAGGTCCGGTGATCGTTGGGAACATTCAACCGCATCACCGACTGGCGCAAGAAGAAATTTTCGGACCTGTGGTATCCGTGTTAAAGGCCGAGTCATTTGAAGCCGCATTGACGATGGCCATGCAATCAGATTTTGCACTCACTGGAGGAATTTATTCGCGAAGCCCCATGAATATCCAAAAGGCTCGGGAATCATTCGACGTGGGAAACTTTTACATCAATCGACCCATCACAGGATCACTGGTTGGCCGTCAACCCTTTGGCGGACATCGTCTGTCAGGGGTGGGCACCAAGGCGGGAGGGGAAGGGTATCTGCAACAATTCATGGTCCAACGTGTGACGAGTGAGAACACCATGCGACGTGGATTTGCTCCGACTCAATAA
- the thiE gene encoding thiamine phosphate synthase encodes MPTFNLHGAYLLLDEQWASQVSLLRVLEIAAQCGVRLFQYRNKIDSMRDAYQKAKPLRQAALDMETIFIVNDRCDLALSLEADGVHLGQEDLPIDLAREILGHEKIIGISTHRPEEVKAAMAEGADYLGFGPIFPTSTKADHEPVVGVEGLSYVRNLTTLPIFAIGGISLDVVPAIQQAGANGVAVASVVYRSENIQQTLQHLVKFFPAKYS; translated from the coding sequence GTGCCTACCTTTAACCTTCATGGTGCCTATCTTCTTTTAGACGAACAATGGGCTTCACAAGTTTCTCTACTTCGAGTGCTTGAAATCGCGGCACAATGTGGCGTGCGTCTGTTTCAATACCGAAACAAGATAGATTCGATGCGTGATGCGTATCAAAAGGCGAAACCTTTGCGACAAGCCGCATTAGACATGGAAACTATCTTTATTGTGAATGATCGGTGCGATTTAGCCTTATCGCTTGAAGCGGATGGAGTGCATCTTGGGCAAGAGGATCTCCCAATAGACCTGGCAAGAGAAATTCTAGGTCACGAAAAAATTATCGGCATCTCTACCCATCGACCAGAAGAAGTAAAAGCCGCGATGGCAGAAGGTGCGGATTACCTCGGCTTCGGCCCGATCTTTCCAACCTCAACAAAGGCTGATCACGAACCCGTTGTAGGGGTTGAAGGGTTGTCCTACGTTCGCAATTTAACAACATTGCCTATTTTTGCTATCGGCGGGATTTCGCTAGATGTTGTACCAGCAATTCAACAGGCAGGGGCCAATGGTGTGGCTGTTGCTTCGGTGGTGTATCGTTCGGAAAATATTCAACAAACACTTCAACACTTAGTCAAGTTTTTTCCTGCAAAATACTCCTGA
- the accC gene encoding acetyl-CoA carboxylase biotin carboxylase subunit, producing MFKKILIANRGEIALRIIRACREMGIKSVAIYSEADSRSLHVRHADEQVCVGPADSALSYRNIPNVLSAAEITGADAIHPGYGFLSENAHFAEVCESIGIAFIGPSSKHISLLGDKSKARETMIKHGIPVMPGSEGEIDNLDDARRVANKVGYPVIVKASAGGGGRGMRVITREEDLDRAILAAQVESRAVFGSDGVYLEKFFIDPRHIEIQVLADEHGHVVHLGERDCSVQRRYQKLVEESPSPAVDESLRQEMGKVAVKAVKSVHYRNAGTVEFLLDQSRKFYFMEINTRIQVEHPITEMVTGIDLIKEQIRIAAGLPLTIRQKDVRMIGHSFECRINAECSDTFTPSPGPVPRFYAPGGPGIRVDTAMESPGYVDPSYDSLIAKLISYGRDREEALARAQRGLDEFIIEGVKTTLPILRLILGDPDFQKGRVSTGFLERFMANRRS from the coding sequence GTGTTTAAGAAAATTCTCATTGCAAATCGCGGGGAAATTGCGCTTCGAATTATTCGAGCCTGCCGAGAAATGGGCATTAAGTCGGTAGCCATTTATTCGGAAGCTGATTCCCGGTCTCTGCATGTGCGCCATGCGGATGAACAGGTCTGTGTGGGGCCTGCAGATAGTGCACTGAGTTATCGGAATATTCCCAATGTCTTAAGTGCGGCCGAAATCACCGGAGCGGATGCCATTCATCCGGGCTATGGGTTTCTTTCCGAAAATGCCCACTTTGCCGAAGTCTGTGAATCTATCGGCATTGCCTTTATCGGACCCTCCTCGAAACATATTTCCTTGCTGGGGGATAAATCCAAGGCGCGAGAAACCATGATAAAACATGGCATTCCCGTGATGCCGGGTAGTGAGGGAGAAATCGATAATCTGGATGATGCGCGACGTGTTGCCAATAAAGTCGGCTATCCGGTGATTGTGAAAGCCTCAGCCGGCGGAGGCGGGCGAGGTATGCGGGTCATTACGAGAGAAGAGGATTTGGATCGAGCGATTCTTGCGGCCCAAGTCGAGTCCCGTGCGGTATTTGGGTCTGACGGGGTATACCTCGAAAAGTTCTTTATTGATCCGCGTCATATTGAAATCCAAGTGTTGGCCGATGAACATGGTCATGTTGTGCACTTAGGCGAACGGGACTGTTCCGTGCAAAGGCGGTATCAGAAGTTGGTTGAAGAGTCTCCCTCGCCAGCCGTCGATGAGTCTCTGCGCCAGGAAATGGGAAAGGTGGCAGTCAAAGCGGTGAAGTCTGTGCATTATCGAAATGCCGGGACCGTGGAATTTTTGTTAGACCAAAGTCGAAAATTTTATTTTATGGAGATTAATACACGGATTCAGGTGGAACATCCGATTACGGAAATGGTGACGGGTATTGATTTGATCAAAGAGCAAATTCGTATTGCGGCGGGGCTTCCTTTGACGATTCGGCAAAAAGATGTACGCATGATTGGCCATAGTTTTGAATGTCGAATCAATGCCGAATGCTCGGATACGTTTACGCCAAGTCCTGGTCCGGTTCCCCGTTTTTATGCACCAGGAGGTCCAGGCATTCGGGTCGATACGGCCATGGAGTCCCCGGGGTATGTTGATCCGAGTTATGATTCCCTGATTGCCAAGCTGATTAGTTATGGGCGTGATCGGGAAGAGGCTTTAGCACGGGCTCAGCGAGGACTCGATGAATTTATCATTGAGGGGGTAAAAACGACACTTCCTATTTTGCGATTGATACTGGGCGATCCGGACTTTCAAAAGGGCCGAGTCTCCACGGGGTTTTTGGAACGGTTTATGGCCAACCGCCGATCGTAA
- a CDS encoding tetratricopeptide repeat protein, with amino-acid sequence MRNPMLKMTMSVTLTIALIATGWGCTQMSAEEKKVEHISRGQAYFAEEKYREALIEYKNVVQIDPKDANAHYQLALIHMKLGGMSDLQAAFGELATTVDLDPSIQDAQIKLSEFYLLAKQPEKARKHADIVLASAPQDPKGHLLRGRSLIIEKEFDQGIEEFRQAIQLDPDNTNTYIDLAKAYIGLKKPEDAFAALKEGLAKQPNSTELILTLGDIYLITGKVDEAEQRYQKALELEPDNEAFYIKLSRFYQLVRKWEKAEKTLRQLVEKKPQSEVGHIQLGEFFVQIGKGDEAIAHFQKALDLKPDSEVAQEKVITYHLDAGNLDKAQPLIQGLLDKNKNNLLGRVSNARVQVMKGNVSEAIATLQRVIKEEPRMAMAHHYLGIAHAANNDGAQAVHELTEAVKLAPNMIAARNALAGIRLAEGSYDLAIEGAQAAFRLNTRNLPSVRVLAEAYFRKGEIAKAKKVYEAIVEQLPMDASSQYRLGVIAANDKDYKGALTHFEKAVEGNPNFVQAVSQIAAVHLTQGKADKARERVMNQIKTVPDNPLLHNLLGGLWMQAKKMDEAEQAFRKAISIDDTVQISYMNLAELYRKTDRVNDAVKEYETALAKNPKLVSAHMMLGMIAEQRKDHEGAKEHYRETLKINDTFAPAANNLAWILAEEGSNLDEALSYAKIAREQRPSDPNIADTLGWIYYKKNAYLKAVSYLSEAAEKLQDNPTVYYHLGMTQLKKGDPAEAKKALSKALKLSDRFPEAEEAKKTLAEL; translated from the coding sequence ATGCGTAATCCAATGTTGAAAATGACAATGTCCGTGACCTTGACCATTGCGTTGATCGCCACAGGGTGGGGGTGTACGCAAATGTCAGCGGAGGAGAAAAAAGTTGAACATATCTCAAGGGGACAGGCTTATTTCGCTGAGGAAAAATATCGGGAAGCCCTGATTGAATATAAAAACGTCGTGCAGATCGATCCGAAGGATGCCAATGCGCATTATCAATTGGCGCTGATTCATATGAAACTTGGGGGAATGAGTGACCTCCAAGCGGCATTTGGGGAATTGGCCACCACTGTTGACTTAGATCCTTCGATTCAAGATGCCCAAATTAAATTGAGTGAGTTTTACTTATTAGCCAAACAACCGGAAAAAGCCCGAAAACATGCGGATATTGTATTGGCTTCTGCGCCTCAAGATCCTAAAGGGCATTTATTGCGGGGAAGGTCTCTGATCATCGAAAAAGAATTTGATCAAGGAATTGAAGAATTTCGACAGGCCATTCAACTCGATCCAGATAATACCAATACATACATTGATTTGGCCAAAGCCTATATTGGATTAAAAAAGCCTGAGGATGCCTTTGCGGCGCTCAAGGAAGGGTTGGCGAAACAACCAAATTCCACGGAGTTGATCTTAACCTTAGGTGATATTTACCTCATCACCGGGAAGGTCGATGAGGCGGAACAACGGTATCAGAAGGCGTTGGAGTTGGAACCGGACAACGAGGCCTTTTACATTAAACTGTCCCGATTTTATCAGTTAGTGCGGAAATGGGAGAAAGCTGAAAAGACCTTACGCCAATTAGTTGAGAAAAAACCGCAAAGTGAAGTGGGGCATATCCAACTAGGGGAATTTTTCGTTCAAATAGGAAAAGGGGATGAAGCCATCGCCCATTTTCAAAAGGCGTTAGACCTTAAACCTGACTCAGAAGTGGCTCAGGAAAAAGTCATCACTTATCATTTGGATGCCGGAAATCTCGACAAAGCTCAACCCCTGATCCAAGGGCTGTTGGATAAAAATAAGAATAACCTCTTAGGGCGGGTGTCCAACGCCCGAGTCCAAGTCATGAAGGGGAATGTGAGCGAGGCCATTGCGACACTGCAACGCGTGATTAAAGAAGAGCCTCGAATGGCTATGGCTCATCACTATTTGGGTATTGCTCATGCAGCGAATAACGATGGGGCACAAGCCGTGCACGAGCTTACTGAGGCGGTGAAGCTCGCGCCCAATATGATCGCGGCTCGTAATGCTTTGGCCGGAATTCGTTTGGCTGAAGGCTCCTATGATCTGGCGATTGAAGGGGCCCAAGCGGCGTTTCGTTTAAACACACGAAATCTTCCCTCTGTTCGTGTTTTGGCTGAAGCCTATTTTCGAAAAGGGGAAATTGCCAAAGCGAAAAAGGTATATGAAGCGATTGTTGAACAACTACCCATGGATGCATCCAGCCAATATCGCTTGGGTGTGATCGCGGCTAATGATAAGGATTACAAGGGGGCCTTGACACATTTTGAGAAGGCGGTCGAAGGTAATCCGAATTTCGTGCAGGCGGTCTCTCAAATTGCGGCGGTGCATCTGACTCAGGGCAAAGCAGATAAAGCTCGTGAACGGGTCATGAACCAAATTAAAACGGTGCCGGATAATCCTTTGCTTCACAACCTCCTTGGTGGCCTCTGGATGCAAGCCAAGAAAATGGATGAAGCTGAACAGGCCTTTCGAAAGGCCATCAGCATCGATGATACGGTTCAAATTTCTTATATGAATTTGGCTGAATTGTATCGCAAGACCGATCGCGTGAATGATGCGGTCAAGGAATATGAAACGGCATTAGCCAAGAACCCCAAACTGGTATCGGCCCACATGATGTTGGGGATGATTGCCGAGCAGCGGAAAGATCATGAAGGAGCTAAAGAGCATTATCGCGAAACCTTGAAAATAAACGACACCTTTGCTCCGGCAGCGAACAACTTGGCCTGGATTCTTGCCGAGGAGGGAAGTAACCTGGATGAAGCGTTGTCTTATGCCAAAATTGCTCGTGAACAACGACCCAGTGATCCGAATATTGCCGATACGTTAGGCTGGATTTACTATAAGAAAAATGCTTATTTGAAGGCCGTGTCGTATTTGAGCGAGGCTGCGGAGAAATTGCAAGACAATCCCACTGTCTACTATCACTTGGGAATGACCCAATTGAAAAAGGGAGATCCAGCAGAAGCGAAGAAGGCCCTTAGCAAAGCCCTGAAGCTGAGTGATCGTTTCCCCGAAGCCGAAGAGGCAAAAAAAACGTTAGCTGAATTATAA
- the thiI gene encoding tRNA uracil 4-sulfurtransferase ThiI, with the protein MPCALVHYHELALKGGNRKFFIQRMVQHLRNSLRHHNGIQVDSLPGRVKVSFQDGTPWTAIEDGIRHTFGVVNYSLAYSLPIDYGNPDLQPLCKAIEAQLPTQSFHTFRVTTKRADKRFPHTSVEVNREVGAYLHEITGKPVQLHKPDLTIFIEIVDHTTYFSLNRQQGPGGLPTGMSGKVVCLLSGGIDSPVAAYRMMKRGCKVTFVHFHGRPYLSRASEEKVRDLAKHLTRYQLYSRLFLIPFGEIQRQIVLDSPAPIRVVLYRRMMMRIADHIAEKEQAWGLVTGDSLGQVASQTAENIQVVSEIPKLPILRPLIGMDKIEITNESQQIGTFDTSIEPDQDCCTLFVPPHPNTKCRSHDICKAEEGLAIQEMVEAGLKNAELVEFSC; encoded by the coding sequence ATGCCCTGTGCCCTCGTGCACTATCACGAATTGGCCCTCAAGGGTGGGAACCGAAAATTCTTTATCCAACGGATGGTGCAACACCTCCGAAATTCCCTTCGCCACCATAACGGCATTCAAGTTGACTCCCTCCCGGGGAGGGTGAAGGTCAGCTTCCAGGACGGTACGCCATGGACAGCCATCGAAGATGGCATTCGGCATACCTTTGGCGTGGTCAATTATTCTCTGGCATATTCCCTCCCTATCGATTATGGAAACCCAGACTTGCAACCCCTCTGTAAAGCCATTGAAGCACAACTCCCCACTCAATCCTTCCACACCTTTCGCGTCACGACCAAACGGGCGGATAAACGATTTCCTCACACGTCCGTGGAAGTGAATCGAGAAGTGGGGGCATACCTTCATGAGATTACGGGAAAACCGGTTCAACTACATAAGCCGGACCTGACGATTTTTATCGAGATCGTGGATCACACAACGTATTTTTCTCTAAATCGCCAACAGGGTCCGGGCGGGTTACCCACTGGCATGAGCGGGAAGGTGGTGTGTTTGCTCTCAGGCGGGATTGATTCTCCAGTGGCTGCCTATCGCATGATGAAGCGTGGCTGCAAAGTGACGTTTGTACACTTTCACGGTCGGCCGTATCTCTCCAGGGCATCGGAGGAAAAAGTTCGAGATTTAGCGAAGCATTTAACACGGTATCAACTCTATTCTCGGCTCTTCCTCATCCCCTTTGGTGAAATTCAGCGACAAATCGTATTGGATTCTCCAGCCCCGATTCGAGTGGTCCTCTATCGTCGGATGATGATGCGCATTGCCGATCACATCGCCGAAAAAGAACAGGCGTGGGGTTTGGTTACCGGAGACAGCCTTGGGCAAGTGGCATCCCAAACCGCGGAAAACATTCAGGTGGTCAGTGAAATTCCTAAGCTGCCCATTTTGCGACCACTCATTGGCATGGACAAAATTGAAATTACCAACGAATCGCAACAAATTGGGACGTTTGACACTTCCATTGAACCGGACCAGGATTGCTGTACATTATTTGTCCCGCCGCACCCGAACACCAAATGTCGCTCACATGACATTTGCAAAGCGGAGGAAGGATTGGCCATTCAGGAGATGGTTGAGGCCGGGTTAAAGAATGCGGAATTAGTCGAATTTTCCTGTTAG